From Streptomyces durmitorensis, a single genomic window includes:
- a CDS encoding VOC family protein: MTTRDLSTTEKFYSAVLGWDWRSGKLGEQYRFASVGGVPVAGVSAVEAMAQQAFAWTPFFAVSNADETAARSQERGGTTAVGPISFPPGRAALLADRDGAVFGVWEGELVADWEEWRRVAPVFVELHTRDAFDAAIFYAEVLGWASKAEGCCEVHYENERVVLRSRADTVVAHIHSGAVDSARDPAMRPHWQIHFSVADVAACIEAARDHGGSLVQEARDVGEAVLSDPDGARFVVNSQTAE, encoded by the coding sequence TTGACCACGCGTGATCTGTCGACTACGGAGAAGTTCTACTCCGCCGTCCTGGGGTGGGACTGGCGCAGCGGCAAACTGGGGGAGCAGTACAGATTCGCCAGTGTGGGCGGCGTTCCGGTGGCGGGCGTATCCGCCGTGGAGGCCATGGCGCAGCAGGCTTTCGCGTGGACTCCCTTCTTCGCGGTGTCCAACGCGGACGAGACGGCGGCCCGGAGCCAGGAACGCGGTGGGACGACCGCTGTGGGACCCATCTCGTTCCCGCCCGGCCGGGCCGCTCTGCTGGCCGATCGTGACGGAGCGGTCTTCGGCGTCTGGGAGGGGGAACTGGTGGCCGACTGGGAGGAATGGCGCCGTGTGGCCCCGGTCTTCGTGGAGCTCCACACGCGAGACGCCTTCGACGCGGCCATCTTCTACGCGGAGGTCCTGGGCTGGGCGTCCAAGGCGGAAGGATGCTGCGAAGTCCACTACGAGAACGAAAGGGTCGTGCTGCGCAGCCGGGCCGACACTGTGGTGGCCCACATCCATTCGGGTGCGGTCGATTCCGCGCGTGACCCCGCGATGCGGCCCCACTGGCAGATCCACTTCTCCGTGGCCGACGTAGCGGCGTGTATCGAGGCCGCGAGGGACCACGGTGGCAGCCTCGTGCAGGAGGCGCGTGACGTGGGAGAGGCAGTGCTGAGCGATCCGGACGGGGCGCGGTTCGTGGTGAATTCTCAGACTGCCGAGTGA
- a CDS encoding cupin domain-containing protein: protein MSIPPTALQHADATAGVGVLKARLTGLSQEEFARDVWARTALLTRRASDFSDLFSAEAVDELTSRRGLRTPFLRVAKDGVTIPDASFTSSAGVGATIGDQLDDTALWCMFADGATLVLQALQRTWGPVADFSARLSTELGHPVQANAYVTPPQNRGFDDHYDVHDVFVLQIAGAKRWLVREPVHPDPLRDQPWTDRRSAVAEAAKGQAHIDTVLEPGDVLYLPRGWLHAAQAQGEVSIHLTLGIHTWTRYALAEQLAQSALALLRDDPQMRGTLPLGVDGPGGEIDAVRERLVAAVTKADSAPLFHRTRRAQARPAPLGPLAQLEAVDGLGPHSRVRLRGQLEARLEGPRLVTRVGWFDFPETDVPLVTRMLDGGVRTAGELGVELAERLLRAGVLVPAEQ, encoded by the coding sequence TTGAGTATCCCCCCGACCGCGCTTCAGCACGCCGACGCCACAGCAGGCGTCGGCGTGCTGAAGGCACGGCTGACCGGCCTGAGCCAGGAGGAGTTCGCCCGCGACGTCTGGGCGCGCACAGCGCTGCTCACGCGACGCGCGAGCGACTTCTCCGACCTGTTCTCCGCCGAAGCCGTGGATGAACTGACCTCGCGCCGAGGGCTGCGCACGCCCTTCCTGCGCGTGGCCAAGGACGGCGTCACCATTCCGGATGCGTCGTTCACCTCGTCCGCCGGTGTCGGTGCCACCATCGGTGATCAGCTGGACGACACCGCTCTGTGGTGCATGTTCGCCGACGGCGCCACCCTCGTCCTGCAAGCCCTGCAGCGCACGTGGGGGCCGGTCGCGGACTTCAGCGCCCGGCTGAGCACCGAACTGGGGCATCCGGTGCAGGCCAATGCCTACGTCACTCCACCGCAGAACCGCGGGTTCGACGACCACTACGACGTCCATGATGTGTTCGTTCTTCAGATCGCAGGCGCCAAGCGCTGGCTCGTCCGCGAGCCCGTCCATCCCGACCCACTGCGCGATCAGCCCTGGACCGACCGCCGCAGCGCGGTCGCCGAGGCCGCGAAGGGGCAGGCCCACATCGACACCGTTCTCGAGCCCGGTGACGTCCTCTACCTGCCGCGGGGCTGGCTGCACGCCGCCCAGGCGCAGGGTGAGGTCTCGATCCACCTGACGCTCGGAATCCACACATGGACGCGCTACGCCCTGGCCGAACAACTCGCCCAGTCCGCCCTCGCGTTGCTGCGCGACGATCCCCAGATGCGCGGCACCTTGCCGCTGGGGGTGGACGGGCCGGGCGGCGAGATCGACGCCGTCCGCGAACGCCTCGTCGCCGCTGTCACCAAGGCCGATTCCGCTCCGCTGTTCCACCGCACCCGGCGGGCCCAGGCACGCCCCGCGCCCCTGGGCCCGCTGGCCCAGCTCGAGGCCGTCGACGGCCTCGGCCCTCACTCACGCGTACGACTCCGTGGGCAGCTGGAAGCACGCCTGGAGGGCCCGCGTCTGGTCACGCGCGTGGGCTGGTTCGACTTTCCGGAGACTGATGTGCCGCTGGTGACCCGCATGCTCGACGGCGGGGTCCGTACCGCCGGTGAACTCGGCGTCGAACTCGCCGAGAGACTGCTGCGCGCGGGCGTACTGGTGCCCGCAGAACAGTGA
- a CDS encoding sucrase ferredoxin encodes MTAAGRFFCADAARTRGDSLAGTAPHGSVWVLIEYRGGWPPNGFDGLNLEPHTKGLVFAAAQAVRARVLLVRRHGRRSPEGSRRWAVLRHENSGVYRQHWGTWSRDQDLVAIAAALDAPGELGRPPVVLVCTHGQHDTCCAVRGRPVGRALSERWPDLVWECTHVGGDRFAANVVVAPDGVYYGGLDAASSVAVVEEHLADRIHADHLRGYTDLFPPQQAAVAAVLRRFGPAGRHEYAVIGTSREDSRWRIRITGRLPRTTSFDVEVHSHRTPPCQLTCRGLSMSSTAVYEVASIGIG; translated from the coding sequence GTGACGGCGGCAGGACGCTTCTTCTGCGCTGACGCCGCGCGTACACGCGGCGACTCACTCGCGGGCACGGCTCCGCACGGCTCTGTCTGGGTACTCATCGAATACCGAGGCGGCTGGCCGCCCAACGGCTTCGACGGCCTCAACCTCGAGCCCCACACCAAGGGACTCGTGTTCGCCGCCGCCCAGGCGGTGCGGGCGCGCGTGCTTCTGGTGAGGCGGCACGGACGCCGCAGCCCCGAAGGCTCCAGGCGCTGGGCAGTGCTGCGCCATGAGAACTCCGGTGTCTACCGCCAGCATTGGGGCACATGGAGCCGTGATCAGGACTTGGTGGCGATCGCCGCTGCCCTCGATGCCCCTGGGGAACTCGGCCGGCCGCCCGTCGTCCTCGTCTGCACCCACGGTCAGCACGACACCTGCTGCGCCGTGCGCGGTCGGCCGGTGGGACGCGCCCTCAGCGAGCGCTGGCCGGACCTGGTGTGGGAATGCACCCACGTCGGTGGTGACAGGTTCGCCGCCAACGTCGTAGTCGCACCCGACGGGGTCTACTACGGCGGTCTCGATGCCGCGTCGTCGGTGGCAGTGGTCGAAGAGCACCTGGCCGACCGGATTCACGCGGACCACCTGCGCGGGTACACGGATCTCTTCCCGCCGCAGCAGGCTGCCGTCGCGGCCGTGCTCAGACGCTTCGGCCCGGCCGGCCGGCATGAATACGCGGTGATCGGGACTTCCCGGGAAGACAGCCGCTGGCGAATCCGCATCACCGGCCGCCTGCCTCGTACGACGTCATTCGACGTCGAGGTGCACTCCCACCGCACACCGCCCTGCCAACTGACCTGCCGAGGGCTGTCAATGAGCTCCACCGCCGTCTACGAGGTCGCGTCGATCGGCATCGGTTGA
- a CDS encoding DoxX family protein has protein sequence MAVLRKCARPLLASVFLTGGVSTLREPKRVASAAEPVAIPLASRIPWLTEDPERLVRVNGAVQVGAGLMLATGRLPRLAALALAGSLVPTTLAGHAWWKEEDKERRAAQRTQFVKNLSLFGGLLIAAADTHGKPSVAYRGRTAAVAGRRSARHVRREAAGALSDAAGSVRSMSESAQQSVARRF, from the coding sequence ATGGCTGTTCTCAGAAAATGCGCACGCCCTTTGCTCGCTTCCGTCTTCCTCACGGGAGGAGTGAGCACCCTTCGGGAGCCCAAACGCGTGGCCTCGGCGGCCGAGCCGGTAGCGATCCCTCTGGCCTCCCGGATCCCGTGGCTCACGGAGGATCCTGAGCGCCTGGTCCGCGTCAACGGCGCGGTCCAGGTCGGGGCCGGCTTGATGCTGGCGACCGGACGGCTTCCGCGCCTCGCCGCGCTCGCTCTGGCCGGATCGCTGGTGCCGACGACGTTGGCGGGGCATGCCTGGTGGAAGGAGGAAGACAAGGAGCGGCGGGCGGCTCAGCGCACGCAGTTCGTCAAGAACCTCTCCCTGTTCGGCGGGCTTCTGATCGCGGCGGCTGACACGCACGGCAAGCCGTCCGTCGCCTACCGCGGCCGAACCGCCGCGGTGGCCGGCCGCCGCAGTGCACGGCATGTCCGTCGCGAGGCCGCGGGCGCGCTGAGTGATGCGGCCGGGTCCGTGCGCTCGATGTCCGAGAGCGCACAACAGTCGGTCGCGCGGCGCTTCTGA
- a CDS encoding MarR family winged helix-turn-helix transcriptional regulator, protein MPSRHSEGTTSDKPWNQTFSHSMWRANNSVHRALNEQLRSLNVTMTQLGIVMTLDQHGPLSGADLARGQNITPQSVTTALAHLQQIGWIERHPHPVHKRVVLVEPTKAGLLGMTKGRQLVETVVERLCEAVGGPEELERLTLGMRRIAVALDGPDSPVARMWPDPPKTD, encoded by the coding sequence ATGCCGAGCCGCCACTCGGAGGGGACCACCTCCGACAAGCCTTGGAACCAGACGTTCAGCCACTCGATGTGGCGGGCGAACAACTCCGTACACCGCGCCCTCAACGAGCAACTGCGCTCCCTCAACGTCACGATGACACAGCTCGGCATCGTCATGACCCTCGACCAGCACGGGCCACTGTCCGGGGCAGACCTCGCCCGCGGCCAGAACATCACCCCACAGAGCGTGACCACGGCACTGGCACACCTGCAGCAGATCGGATGGATCGAGCGACACCCGCACCCCGTACACAAACGAGTCGTACTGGTCGAACCGACCAAGGCAGGACTGCTGGGCATGACCAAGGGGCGACAGCTCGTCGAAACGGTCGTCGAACGGCTCTGCGAAGCAGTCGGCGGCCCCGAGGAGCTGGAACGCCTCACACTCGGCATGCGCCGCATCGCCGTAGCCCTCGACGGCCCCGACTCCCCCGTAGCCCGCATGTGGCCCGACCCACCCAAGACCGACTGA